One Halioglobus japonicus DNA segment encodes these proteins:
- a CDS encoding lysophospholipid acyltransferase family protein — protein sequence MPIFDKDNQPLGTEQALAHHIESALAARPPRGAALETSYKVVKTLFDPVVLGEHNLPDKPCLFVGNHSLFALDGWVLGPIFLKELNRFVRGLGDKFLFTVPAIGDTLLRFGPVMGHPDVCAALMDAGEDLMVFPGGAHEAVKPTRQMYELQWKERYGFVKLAAKQGYTIMPFGVVGPDEFYAHLMEGEDIPHSSLGKLLRRAGLLDDNTRADMLPPIPRGALGTLFPRPQRCYIGFGNPVDLSEFKGRTPGKRQLQNIRQQVADEIDTQLGELLIARARNQGNEGLWRRFLTL from the coding sequence ATGCCCATTTTCGATAAAGACAACCAACCCTTGGGAACAGAACAGGCACTGGCTCATCACATCGAGTCGGCCCTGGCTGCACGTCCACCCCGGGGCGCAGCCCTTGAAACGTCCTATAAAGTCGTGAAAACGCTGTTCGATCCCGTCGTACTGGGTGAGCACAACCTGCCGGACAAACCCTGTCTGTTTGTCGGCAACCACTCTTTGTTCGCCCTGGACGGCTGGGTGCTGGGGCCGATCTTTCTTAAGGAGCTCAACCGCTTTGTCCGTGGCCTGGGAGACAAATTCCTGTTTACGGTACCGGCCATCGGCGACACGTTGCTGCGCTTTGGGCCGGTAATGGGACACCCTGACGTCTGCGCTGCGCTGATGGACGCGGGTGAAGATCTGATGGTGTTTCCCGGAGGCGCGCACGAAGCGGTCAAGCCCACACGCCAGATGTATGAACTGCAGTGGAAAGAACGCTATGGCTTCGTCAAGCTCGCAGCAAAACAGGGCTACACCATCATGCCCTTTGGGGTGGTAGGACCGGACGAGTTCTATGCCCATCTCATGGAAGGCGAAGACATCCCCCACTCGTCCCTGGGCAAACTCCTGCGCCGCGCAGGCCTGCTGGACGACAATACCCGCGCCGACATGTTGCCGCCCATACCCAGGGGCGCTCTGGGCACGCTATTCCCAAGGCCGCAACGCTGCTACATCGGCTTTGGCAATCCCGTCGATCTGTCTGAATTCAAGGGGCGCACGCCGGGTAAACGGCAATTGCAGAATATTCGTCAGCAGGTGGCGGACGAGATCGATACGCAATTGGGCGAGCTTCTTATTGCGCGGGCGCGCAATCAAGGCAACGAGGGGCTTTGGCGCAGATTCCTGACGCTGTAA
- a CDS encoding MATE family efflux transporter has translation MKFLSLTTLRELARLSLPMVVSQGTFAVMIFTDRFFMSDLSAAHIAAALGGGVAAMFCLSFFTGLISYANALVAQYQGAGRTERCTVVVTQGVYLIALALPIIALLGVLGGTAFDKIGHDPTLVPLERAYFYTLLVGGPFMLGKTLLACYFVGIGRSKVVMFVDVIAIVVNVPLTWALVFGHVGLPPLGIVGAGVGTLCAQALAIALFLYFYGDRKHVAQYSVRQSWGYHQGVMKRFLRLGLPSATEAFMNTATFNVFLLMFQSYGVAEGAAIAIVFNWDMLSFVPMIGLSIGVATLMGRSVGAGDIARANQLISSGFIMALGYSSILAILFFTFRIELVDVFATPDEEFAQVREMAQAMMLGLCTYMLADATILIAGGALRGAGDTRWVMLTSTSLHFAMLAAQYLVIVHWQMSPLASWWVLVAMLISIALCFVVRLRSSRWRRPERLARVMAEH, from the coding sequence TTGAAGTTTCTGTCCCTGACAACACTGCGTGAACTCGCGCGCCTGTCGCTGCCCATGGTGGTGTCGCAGGGCACGTTTGCGGTGATGATATTCACCGATCGCTTCTTCATGTCAGACCTCAGCGCGGCCCATATTGCAGCGGCGCTAGGGGGCGGCGTGGCGGCGATGTTCTGCCTGTCGTTCTTCACCGGGTTGATCAGCTACGCAAATGCCCTGGTCGCACAATATCAGGGAGCGGGGCGCACGGAGCGCTGTACCGTGGTGGTCACTCAGGGTGTATACCTGATTGCTCTGGCGCTACCCATCATCGCATTGTTGGGAGTACTCGGTGGCACTGCCTTTGACAAGATTGGGCACGATCCAACCCTTGTGCCCCTGGAGCGCGCCTACTTTTATACGCTGCTCGTTGGTGGGCCCTTTATGTTGGGCAAAACCTTGCTGGCTTGTTACTTCGTGGGCATTGGTCGATCCAAGGTGGTCATGTTTGTGGATGTGATTGCCATTGTGGTGAACGTGCCCCTGACCTGGGCGCTGGTGTTCGGCCACGTCGGTCTTCCGCCACTGGGTATTGTTGGTGCCGGTGTGGGCACACTGTGTGCACAGGCGCTGGCTATCGCGCTGTTTCTGTACTTTTACGGCGATCGCAAGCATGTCGCCCAGTACTCTGTGCGGCAAAGCTGGGGCTACCATCAGGGCGTGATGAAGCGTTTTCTGCGGTTGGGGCTACCCTCGGCAACCGAAGCGTTTATGAACACGGCGACCTTCAACGTGTTTCTGCTCATGTTTCAGTCCTACGGCGTTGCCGAAGGCGCTGCCATCGCGATCGTGTTCAACTGGGATATGCTGTCCTTTGTGCCGATGATTGGCTTGAGTATCGGGGTGGCGACGCTGATGGGGCGCTCCGTGGGTGCCGGTGATATCGCCCGTGCAAATCAGCTGATTTCCTCGGGTTTTATCATGGCGCTGGGATACTCGAGCATTCTCGCCATACTGTTTTTCACGTTCCGCATTGAGCTGGTAGACGTATTTGCCACGCCGGACGAAGAGTTCGCGCAAGTCAGGGAAATGGCCCAGGCCATGATGCTGGGCTTGTGTACGTACATGTTAGCGGACGCCACGATACTGATCGCCGGTGGTGCGCTGCGCGGCGCCGGTGATACCCGCTGGGTCATGTTGACATCGACCTCACTGCACTTTGCCATGCTGGCCGCTCAGTACCTGGTGATTGTGCATTGGCAGATGTCGCCGCTGGCATCCTGGTGGGTGCTGGTCGCCATGTTGATCTCAATCGCCCTGTGTTTTGTGGTGAGGCTTAGAAGTAGTCGCTGGCGGCGTCCCGAGCGGTTGGCCCGGGTCATGGCCGAGCACTGA
- a CDS encoding helix-turn-helix transcriptional regulator, translating into MPQAESKWPFRWDLLLRYRYIETIALWEGRLTTRHLCDTFGIGRQQASKDINTYLREVGIDNLEYDKYLKGYKPTESFTPQVTRGLADEYLHLVARNNELLNMFESLSLNVSNVEVLAHPVRDVKPEVLRPIMQAARQQRRLDCDYVSLNNPDREGRIIVPHTLVYTGLRWHVRAWCEKNQEYRDFVLSRFRDTPELMDESEHGATGDVEWNTTATIQITPDTRLNAAQREVVECDYGMIGGELRITTRGKLVPYALRLLHINPREQLSDPTAQQIIVANRDELEPWLFG; encoded by the coding sequence ATGCCCCAGGCAGAATCAAAATGGCCTTTTCGCTGGGACCTGCTGCTGCGTTATCGCTACATCGAAACCATTGCGCTCTGGGAGGGTCGGCTCACCACGCGCCATTTATGCGACACCTTTGGCATCGGCAGACAGCAGGCGAGCAAGGACATCAATACTTACCTGCGCGAAGTCGGCATCGACAATCTCGAATACGACAAGTATCTCAAGGGTTACAAACCTACCGAGAGCTTTACGCCTCAGGTCACTCGCGGTCTGGCTGACGAATACCTGCACCTTGTAGCGCGCAACAACGAACTGCTGAATATGTTCGAATCGCTGTCGCTTAATGTCAGTAATGTCGAGGTACTGGCGCACCCCGTTCGCGACGTCAAACCGGAGGTGCTGCGCCCGATCATGCAGGCGGCGCGACAACAAAGGCGCCTGGACTGCGATTATGTATCGCTGAACAACCCCGACCGTGAAGGCCGCATCATCGTGCCCCACACGCTGGTGTACACCGGTCTGCGCTGGCATGTGCGCGCCTGGTGCGAGAAGAACCAGGAATACCGGGATTTCGTTCTGAGTCGGTTTCGCGACACGCCGGAACTCATGGATGAATCCGAGCACGGCGCTACTGGCGACGTGGAGTGGAATACCACAGCGACCATCCAGATTACCCCGGATACGCGACTCAACGCGGCCCAGCGCGAAGTTGTCGAATGTGATTACGGCATGATCGGTGGCGAACTGAGGATCACCACCCGCGGCAAGCTGGTTCCCTACGCGCTGCGCCTGCTGCACATCAACCCCCGCGAGCAACTCAGTGACCCCACCGCCCAACAGATTATCGTGGCGAATCGGGATGAACTCGAGCCGTGGCTATTTGGCTGA
- a CDS encoding YkvA family protein, with amino-acid sequence MKDQNEFQDAYSEQNFWRKLTGYAKSAGREVVENALLLFYAMQEEDAPAWAKATIAGALGYFIVPIDAIADLTPAVGYADDLGVLALAIAAVAQYINDDVRAKTAAKLDSWFGDDDKPD; translated from the coding sequence ATGAAAGATCAGAACGAATTCCAGGACGCCTACAGCGAACAGAATTTCTGGCGCAAGCTCACCGGCTACGCAAAGTCCGCCGGTCGCGAAGTTGTCGAGAACGCCCTGCTGCTGTTTTATGCCATGCAGGAAGAAGACGCACCGGCCTGGGCGAAGGCCACTATTGCCGGAGCGCTTGGCTACTTTATCGTGCCTATCGACGCCATCGCTGACCTCACCCCTGCGGTTGGCTATGCCGACGATCTGGGTGTACTTGCCCTGGCGATTGCGGCGGTAGCGCAGTACATCAATGACGACGTACGTGCCAAAACCGCTGCCAAACTCGACAGCTGGTTTGGTGACGACGACAAGCCCGACTAG
- a CDS encoding ABC transporter permease: MSSIWCIYTTMEDAVITLSLPRLALAFVPVFIALLILWRWSFGIGNALYALGRMLVQLMAIGYVLAWIFGADNGLLIALVLAIMMTASAWIAVGSVPGRRLQLLADSWIAIVTGGGLTLALITQLVLSVDPWYVPRYVVPLAGMAFANSMTAVSLAAERLFSELEHGVELAQARIKAYQAAMIPVINAMFAVGLVSLPGMMTGQILSGVSPLVAARYQIMVMCLIFAAAGISTAVFLALVMRRLAKER; this comes from the coding sequence ATGTCATCCATATGGTGTATATATACCACGATGGAAGATGCCGTTATAACACTATCGCTGCCGCGCCTGGCGCTGGCTTTTGTTCCCGTATTTATCGCCCTGCTCATCTTGTGGCGGTGGTCATTCGGCATTGGCAACGCACTCTATGCGCTGGGTCGAATGCTTGTGCAGCTGATGGCGATAGGCTATGTGCTGGCGTGGATATTCGGGGCCGATAATGGCTTGCTGATCGCCCTGGTGCTGGCCATTATGATGACCGCATCGGCCTGGATTGCGGTTGGATCGGTGCCTGGCCGGCGCTTGCAATTGCTGGCGGACTCGTGGATTGCCATAGTCACTGGTGGCGGTTTGACGCTGGCGCTGATTACCCAGCTGGTGTTGTCGGTGGACCCCTGGTACGTGCCGCGCTATGTCGTCCCGCTGGCCGGAATGGCCTTTGCCAACAGCATGACCGCGGTGAGTCTAGCAGCGGAGCGCCTGTTCAGTGAACTTGAACACGGTGTCGAACTGGCGCAAGCGCGGATAAAGGCTTACCAGGCGGCCATGATTCCTGTGATTAACGCCATGTTTGCAGTGGGTCTGGTCTCTCTGCCGGGCATGATGACTGGACAGATACTGTCGGGGGTTTCACCACTGGTTGCGGCGCGTTACCAGATCATGGTGATGTGTCTCATTTTCGCAGCGGCGGGTATTTCGACTGCCGTCTTCCTGGCGCTGGTGATGCGCAGGTTGGCAAAAGAACGCTGA
- a CDS encoding uracil-DNA glycosylase, whose protein sequence is MDDIDSFIDQLAAFPRSAQLANPYHAAAYRDNLRVYLRKIFAQPGRRVLLVGEALGYRGGVFTGLPFSSARLVRESRHPFWQTLRPQLQINDDLAEATASIVWEYLAGRRRIPLCWNALPFHPHLPGQPYSNRAPSAAELKSGETFMQQLITAYQPDRIGAVGGKAAQAIQRALPHQSFRAIRHPSYGGKQDFIQGMDRLLR, encoded by the coding sequence ATGGATGACATAGACAGTTTCATCGACCAGCTTGCCGCATTTCCGCGCTCCGCACAGCTGGCAAATCCCTATCACGCAGCAGCGTATCGCGACAATCTGCGGGTCTACCTGCGCAAGATTTTCGCACAGCCCGGACGCAGGGTACTGCTGGTGGGAGAGGCATTGGGATATCGCGGCGGCGTCTTCACGGGCCTGCCGTTCAGCAGCGCGCGGCTGGTCAGGGAGTCACGGCATCCGTTCTGGCAAACACTGCGCCCGCAGTTGCAGATTAATGATGACCTGGCCGAAGCCACGGCCAGTATCGTTTGGGAGTATCTAGCCGGGCGACGGCGCATCCCCTTGTGTTGGAACGCCCTGCCGTTTCACCCTCACCTGCCCGGCCAACCCTACTCCAATCGTGCGCCGAGCGCGGCAGAACTCAAGTCCGGCGAAACATTTATGCAGCAGCTGATAACTGCCTACCAACCGGATCGGATCGGCGCCGTCGGCGGCAAGGCCGCACAGGCGATACAGCGCGCGCTCCCCCACCAATCCTTTCGCGCAATCCGCCATCCGTCTTACGGCGGCAAGCAGGACTTTATTCAAGGCATGGACCGGCTGCTGCGCTAG
- a CDS encoding neutral zinc metallopeptidase, protein MRWQDRRRSDNIDDRRGDGPSYAAAGAAPLLLRFLPGLLRSKTGRVLLIGGLLVIFGGRMVGVDVLGLLFAGGQTGSGQASFSEEEEQLADFVSVVLAETEDTWNQVFTASGQQYREPTLVLFSGRVNSACGLASAAVGPFYCPGDQNLYIDLSFFNDLARRHGAPGDFAQAYVVAHEVGHHVQTLLGISQQVHAAGRGRSKAEVNALSVRQELQADCFAGIWGHFANRKAQILDEGDLEEALRAASAIGDDRLQREAGQRVVPDSFTHGTSEQRVHWFRVGFEQGSVDACDTFSAQRL, encoded by the coding sequence ATGCGTTGGCAGGATCGTAGAAGAAGCGACAACATTGACGACCGTCGGGGTGATGGCCCCAGCTATGCGGCCGCCGGAGCGGCGCCGCTACTCTTGAGATTTCTGCCCGGGCTACTGCGTAGCAAGACCGGACGGGTGCTGCTTATCGGTGGCCTGTTGGTTATCTTCGGCGGCAGGATGGTGGGTGTCGACGTACTCGGCCTGTTATTCGCCGGCGGGCAAACCGGGTCCGGCCAAGCCAGTTTCAGTGAAGAAGAGGAGCAGTTGGCCGATTTCGTCTCGGTCGTGCTGGCGGAGACCGAAGATACCTGGAATCAGGTGTTCACCGCCTCCGGGCAACAGTATCGCGAGCCGACCCTGGTGTTGTTTAGCGGCAGGGTTAATTCAGCCTGTGGCCTGGCCAGCGCCGCGGTCGGTCCGTTTTACTGCCCGGGTGACCAGAATCTGTACATTGATCTTAGTTTCTTCAACGACCTGGCTCGCCGCCACGGTGCCCCAGGTGATTTCGCCCAGGCCTATGTGGTGGCACACGAGGTCGGGCACCATGTGCAGACGCTGCTGGGAATTAGCCAGCAGGTGCACGCCGCCGGCAGGGGACGGAGTAAGGCCGAGGTGAATGCGTTATCGGTACGCCAGGAGTTGCAGGCTGATTGCTTCGCCGGTATCTGGGGCCACTTCGCCAACCGCAAGGCGCAGATACTCGATGAGGGCGATCTCGAAGAGGCACTTAGGGCGGCCAGCGCGATCGGCGATGACCGTTTGCAGCGCGAGGCCGGCCAGCGCGTCGTTCCTGACAGTTTTACCCATGGTACATCCGAGCAGCGTGTGCACTGGTTCAGGGTCGGGTTTGAACAGGGCTCTGTGGACGCCTGCGATACCTTTTCTGCGCAGCGGCTATAG
- a CDS encoding helicase HerA-like domain-containing protein: MSILIGGNDSGQVGLDPKFANRHGLVAGATGTGKTVTLQCLAEGFSDLGVPVFLADVKGDISGMSQAGKPHPKVDERVAKIGIEGFSQHAYPVAFWDLFGKKGTPVRSTVSEMGPQLLSRLLDLNETQESIMTLVFEFADREGILLVDLTDLRTTLEYLGESGKSLGAGYGVSKVSINAILRRLLMLEREGGKKFFGEPALELEDFMQVARDGRGIINILAADQLIMSPRVYSTFLLWLLSELFETLPELGDPEQPVLVFFFDEAHLLFRDAPRPLLEKIEQVVRLIRSKGVGVYFVSQSPSDIPDSVLGQLGNRIQHALRAYTPKEQKAVRVAAESFRANPKLDTVTAITELGVGEALVSTLQKKGVPSPVERVLIRPPSSRMGKATMAERKALLDRDPNMRRYGTPVDPRSAHEVLSERTQARLDAQQEEEMRKRAEKAQGKTKSRSSSRQSVGEAFLKSIARSLGSTAGRELFRGVLGSLLK, translated from the coding sequence ATGAGCATTCTCATCGGCGGTAACGACAGCGGCCAGGTTGGCCTGGATCCAAAATTTGCCAACCGCCATGGCCTGGTGGCCGGAGCCACCGGTACAGGCAAGACCGTGACGCTGCAATGTCTGGCGGAAGGCTTCTCGGATCTGGGCGTGCCCGTATTCCTGGCCGATGTAAAAGGCGATATTTCCGGCATGAGCCAGGCCGGCAAGCCCCACCCCAAAGTTGACGAGCGCGTTGCCAAGATCGGCATCGAGGGCTTTAGCCAGCACGCCTATCCGGTGGCGTTCTGGGACTTGTTCGGTAAGAAAGGTACGCCAGTACGCTCTACAGTCTCCGAGATGGGACCACAGTTATTGTCGCGACTGCTCGACCTCAATGAAACCCAGGAGAGCATCATGACCCTGGTATTTGAGTTCGCTGATCGCGAGGGCATCCTGCTGGTGGATCTCACCGATCTGCGCACCACACTTGAGTACCTCGGCGAGAGCGGCAAGTCATTGGGCGCCGGCTATGGCGTATCAAAGGTATCCATTAATGCCATTCTCCGTCGCCTACTTATGCTGGAACGCGAAGGCGGCAAGAAGTTTTTTGGCGAGCCGGCACTGGAGCTGGAAGACTTTATGCAGGTGGCACGCGATGGCCGCGGCATCATTAACATTCTGGCAGCCGATCAACTGATTATGAGCCCGCGGGTGTACTCGACGTTTCTATTGTGGCTATTGTCAGAGCTGTTCGAGACCCTGCCGGAACTGGGTGATCCCGAACAACCTGTGCTGGTGTTCTTCTTTGACGAAGCTCATCTCCTGTTTCGGGACGCCCCACGGCCGCTGCTGGAGAAAATCGAACAGGTGGTGCGCCTGATCCGCTCCAAGGGCGTCGGCGTCTATTTTGTCAGCCAGAGCCCCAGCGATATTCCCGACAGCGTGCTTGGCCAACTGGGTAATCGCATTCAGCATGCGCTGCGCGCCTACACACCCAAGGAACAGAAAGCGGTCCGTGTAGCCGCCGAATCCTTCCGCGCCAACCCCAAACTGGATACCGTCACCGCAATTACCGAGTTAGGTGTGGGCGAAGCGCTGGTATCCACCCTGCAAAAAAAAGGGGTGCCCTCGCCGGTAGAGCGGGTACTGATCAGGCCACCCTCGTCACGCATGGGCAAAGCCACCATGGCCGAGCGCAAAGCGCTGCTGGATCGCGACCCGAACATGCGTCGCTACGGAACCCCCGTCGATCCACGCTCTGCTCACGAGGTGCTGTCGGAGCGAACCCAGGCCCGCCTCGACGCCCAGCAGGAAGAAGAAATGCGCAAACGTGCGGAGAAGGCCCAGGGCAAGACGAAGTCCCGCTCCAGCAGCCGTCAGAGTGTCGGTGAAGCGTTCCTGAAAAGCATTGCCCGCAGCCTCGGATCTACTGCGGGCAGGGAATTGTTTCGCGGTGTACTGGGGTCGCTACTCAAGTAG
- a CDS encoding glutathione S-transferase family protein — MVVLHQYHMSPFNQKLQRMLRYKGIAFEERYWLLVEQGKLKREHNPIGKLPAIEHNSEWVCDSTDAAHYIEQQFAGPSLIPEDPALAGMVHVLEDWADESLYFYEMHMRFTTEHNWERNLPRMFEREGWFLKSVLAGKMPGQIRKGIRKITATQGIGRKSERQLLVDCRRHINAVAGMLEQSDFLVGGQLTLADLAVHAMFSCFLDTVELEAMMQEYPGVVAWMARVEALTGPQAT; from the coding sequence ATGGTGGTTTTACACCAGTATCACATGTCGCCGTTTAATCAGAAATTACAGCGAATGCTGCGCTACAAAGGCATTGCTTTTGAGGAGCGCTATTGGCTGTTGGTAGAACAGGGCAAATTGAAGCGCGAGCACAATCCCATCGGCAAATTACCGGCGATAGAACACAACAGCGAATGGGTGTGCGACTCCACAGACGCGGCGCACTATATCGAACAGCAGTTTGCTGGCCCATCGCTCATTCCTGAAGATCCCGCCCTGGCTGGCATGGTGCATGTGCTGGAGGACTGGGCCGATGAGAGCCTGTATTTTTACGAGATGCACATGCGGTTTACCACAGAGCATAACTGGGAGCGGAACCTGCCGCGGATGTTTGAGCGCGAGGGATGGTTTCTGAAGTCGGTGCTTGCGGGGAAAATGCCGGGGCAGATCCGCAAGGGAATTCGCAAGATCACCGCGACTCAGGGTATTGGTCGCAAGTCAGAGCGACAACTGCTTGTCGACTGTCGCCGTCACATTAACGCCGTCGCTGGCATGTTGGAGCAGAGTGACTTTTTGGTTGGCGGTCAATTGACTCTGGCCGACCTGGCTGTACATGCGATGTTTTCCTGTTTCCTGGACACAGTGGAGCTCGAAGCCATGATGCAGGAATATCCCGGGGTAGTGGCCTGGATGGCGCGTGTTGAAGCGCTTACCGGCCCGCAAGCTACTTGA
- a CDS encoding DUF885 domain-containing protein — protein MSRTVLGAALVALLGTAVLVTPVFSSEQPSQTSLSADQASESARANALFDDIFDRRIARDPKYQTYLGIKTDYDKWTPISEERYASELAHDKADLASLEGINTDLLDDQTLLSYRLMEQDLQESISDYRWRHHTYPVNQMFGTHSEIPAFLINQHRIASVSDAQAYIARINGVKPLMQQLIEQLQIREHKGVIAPDFVLPHVISDSRNLLVGAPFEGGEPSTLMADFTAKVSALDISDNERNKLLRDAEMALVASFQPAYQDLIVYLENLQEKSTHEASVRKLPDGERFYKNRLARNTTTELTADEIHALGLAEVERIHAEMRVIKDKVGFEGTLQEFMQFMRSDDQFYLPNTDEGREEYLVHARFVLEDMEDRLDALFITKPKAELEVKRVEPFREKSAGKAFYQMPSADGSRPGKYYANLYDMAQMPTYQLEALAYHEGLPGHHMQIAIKQELGDLPKFRRFGGVTAYSEGWGLYSELLPKEIGLYQDPYSDFGRLAMELWRAVRLVVDTGMHAKGWSREASIEFYVSNTPNAEGDAVKMVERHAVMPGQATAYKIGMLKILEERSKAQQALADDFDIREFHEAVLRNGAVPLNVLEEQVDAYITRKRAIAASPEAKPAG, from the coding sequence ATGTCCCGAACTGTACTCGGAGCGGCTCTTGTCGCCCTGCTAGGCACGGCTGTGCTGGTAACCCCTGTTTTCTCCAGCGAACAACCTTCTCAAACATCCCTCTCAGCCGACCAGGCGAGCGAATCGGCCCGGGCCAATGCCTTGTTCGACGATATCTTCGATCGCCGTATTGCCCGTGACCCCAAGTACCAGACCTACCTTGGTATCAAAACTGACTACGACAAGTGGACGCCGATTTCCGAGGAGCGCTACGCCAGTGAGTTGGCTCACGACAAAGCCGACCTCGCATCACTGGAAGGGATTAATACCGACCTGCTCGATGACCAGACCCTGCTCAGCTATCGCCTGATGGAGCAGGACCTGCAAGAGAGCATTAGCGATTACCGCTGGCGTCACCACACCTACCCGGTGAACCAGATGTTCGGTACGCACTCCGAGATTCCCGCCTTTCTGATCAACCAGCACCGCATTGCTTCGGTCAGCGACGCACAGGCCTATATCGCTCGTATCAACGGCGTGAAACCGCTCATGCAACAGCTGATTGAGCAGCTACAGATTCGTGAACACAAAGGCGTCATCGCACCCGACTTTGTGCTCCCCCACGTGATCTCGGATTCCCGTAACCTGTTGGTAGGTGCGCCCTTCGAAGGTGGCGAGCCCAGCACTCTGATGGCCGACTTTACCGCCAAAGTCAGCGCCCTGGACATCTCCGACAATGAGCGCAATAAGCTCCTGCGCGACGCCGAAATGGCCCTGGTAGCGAGCTTCCAGCCCGCCTACCAGGATCTGATTGTGTACCTGGAAAACCTGCAGGAAAAAAGCACTCACGAAGCCAGCGTGCGCAAGCTGCCTGACGGCGAACGCTTCTACAAAAACCGTCTGGCCCGCAATACCACCACCGAGCTGACTGCCGACGAAATCCACGCCCTGGGGCTCGCGGAAGTTGAGCGCATTCACGCCGAAATGCGTGTCATCAAGGACAAGGTCGGCTTTGAGGGCACGCTGCAGGAATTTATGCAGTTTATGCGCAGCGACGACCAGTTCTATCTGCCCAATACAGATGAGGGCCGCGAGGAATATCTAGTACACGCCCGCTTCGTGCTCGAGGACATGGAAGATCGCCTCGATGCATTGTTTATTACCAAGCCCAAAGCCGAGCTCGAAGTAAAGCGCGTCGAGCCCTTCCGTGAGAAATCAGCCGGCAAGGCGTTCTACCAGATGCCTTCAGCCGACGGCTCGCGTCCGGGCAAGTACTACGCCAACCTGTACGACATGGCGCAAATGCCCACTTATCAGTTGGAGGCACTGGCCTACCACGAAGGTCTGCCCGGCCACCACATGCAAATTGCTATCAAGCAGGAACTGGGCGACCTACCCAAGTTCCGTCGGTTTGGTGGCGTCACCGCCTACAGCGAAGGCTGGGGACTGTATTCAGAACTGCTGCCCAAGGAAATCGGCCTGTATCAGGACCCCTACTCTGACTTCGGCCGTCTGGCCATGGAACTGTGGCGTGCCGTGCGTTTGGTCGTAGATACCGGCATGCATGCCAAAGGCTGGAGCCGCGAAGCGTCCATCGAGTTCTATGTCAGCAACACGCCCAACGCGGAAGGCGATGCGGTCAAGATGGTTGAGCGACACGCCGTCATGCCTGGCCAGGCAACCGCCTACAAGATCGGCATGCTGAAGATTCTTGAGGAACGCAGTAAGGCCCAGCAGGCCCTGGCGGACGATTTCGACATTCGCGAATTCCATGAGGCGGTGCTGCGCAACGGTGCCGTACCCCTCAATGTGCTTGAAGAGCAGGTCGACGCCTACATCACCCGCAAGCGCGCCATTGCAGCCAGTCCTGAGGCCAAACCTGCCGGTTGA
- a CDS encoding DUF1289 domain-containing protein → MAADWHRSEEDKIHKSPCVHNCSLVNGICSGCFRTPDECDRWHNADIEERKAILQRTEQRRRESQSS, encoded by the coding sequence ATGGCCGCAGACTGGCATCGCAGCGAAGAGGACAAAATTCACAAGTCACCCTGCGTGCATAACTGCAGTCTGGTTAACGGTATTTGCAGTGGTTGTTTTCGCACCCCGGACGAATGCGACCGCTGGCACAATGCCGACATCGAGGAGCGCAAAGCGATTTTGCAGCGCACCGAGCAGCGCCGCCGCGAAAGCCAGAGCAGCTAG